Within Paenibacillus sabinae T27, the genomic segment GCAAACTTGTCGAAAGGCAAGGACGCAAAGCCATAGGGCCTTCTTCGTTCCCCGTCATGCGGAGGGCGAAGGTGGCAGCCGTGCTGCCGGAAAAAAGAATGTCCTTGGATCGCTGCGCCTATTATGGAGCGCGGCAGCCTGGCATTCCGGGGGAAGAGCTTTTTGAACGATTGCTGCCGTTTGAACGAATTGCCGCGTTTGTTAAAAGTTATTCCTCCTCCGCCCAATCCGGGCGCTGGTCTGCTTACCCGAGCAAACCGGCGGCGTAAAGGGATATTTTGAACCGGAGGAGAATTCACCATGATGAACCAATGCCAATCAAAGTGTCAACCCGTCCCCGAATTACCCGAAAAAACCCCAAGAAAGGCTTCACGTTTCCGCTCCCACATCCTCGCCAAAGGCATCACCGCGCTGCTTGCGCTGGGGATTGCCATCGGCAGCCCGTCCAATCCAGCCGGCATCGTCTTCGCCGATCAGCAGCCTACCGGCTCCGCGCCTGTGTCTGTTTCGCAAGACGTGTACGGTGATTCCGCAGCCGTCACAGAGCCGGAGTCCGTACCTGCCGGAACGCTCTGGACCATCGGCGTCCATGACGGAAGCTCCGCCGAATTTTCCGATTTCAAAGCGATGACCGCTTCTTATGCCGTCTATTCGCCGGATGCCGAGTCCGGCAATTGGAAGTCGTTCCCGAAAGGGATGAAGGCCAGCGTCAACAAAACGGTCAGCCTTAATTACTCGCTGCCAAGTCTGCCCGCATACGGGCTTGAGTTCGACGTTCACATCCTGAACGCCTATATTTCCGTCCCCCAAATGGCCGTCTATTCGAACGGCAGGCTGGCGGGGCTCCTGCAAATTGCCGGAACAGCCGGCAGCGGCGGGGCCTACGCTTACCGCGACCTTTACCGTCTGTATATACCGAATGAGCTGCTGAAGGCCGGAGACAACACGCTGAAGCTGGAGGTATACGCCGGCTCCTATTCCAACACTTCGGGAGACGGGTACCTGTGGTACGAGTGGGACGAGCTGTCGATGACCGCGCTCTCCGCCCCGGCCTCCGAGCCGATCCACGGCCGGTATGTCCATCTGGGTACCGCCATCACCAACTCGTTCGTGATCAACGACGATGTGACCCGGCTTCTCCCCGATTTGACGGAATGGCTCGGCATTGCCTACAGCGGAAACATGATGCGGACAGGCTTCTGGTCCGACACAAGGAAGCTGTGGCAAAGCGGAATCGTCTCTTACCTGCAGACCCTGAAGGATCTGAACCTTCAGCCCGTGACCGGGATCTTCGGCACGGACTTTATGAACAGCGCCGACATGATGGCCGGTCACGTGCCGGACAGCATGAAGACTTATTACCGCCAGTTCATGGCTGATTATGGCTCCTATTTCTCATATATTGAAATGGACAATGAGCCCGGCGTGTTCAATCATAACCAAGCGTCGCTCGTAGAGCTGGCCCAGTTCCTGAAGTCGGAGCAGGCCAACACCCCGTGGGTCAAGATGGTTGCTCCCGGCTGGGCCTACTGGCCGAGCAAGGGAACGCCCTACGGCTGGGAGCGGGACCCCGCGCAGCGGCGGCCGATTGAAGCGCTGACGGACCTGACAAACGGCCACAGCTACGGGCTGTCCGGACTTGCGCAGGGCCGCGGCGGCGCCTTGAACGAGAATCTGCTCACCTATAACGGCGGAACGGAAGAAGGGCTGCCGAAGGAAATGGTCATGACCGAATCGGGAGCGAACGATCTGCATGCCGACCAGAGCAAATTCGGCGCATCGGCATATAAATTCGCCGCCGTCTTCGACCGGGAAATGCGGGGGGACATCGGCTATGCGGATCATATCATGCAGCATACTGCATTCGATTCGTCTTCCCCGAACTACGCGCTGTTCGCCCGTCCGGCCAATTGGAGCACGCACCGGGCGGCCGACACGGCGGCCTGGGCGGCCAATTCGGCGGAGGGCGGCGAGACGCGGCTGCGCACCTTCCGCCGCCTGGCGGCGGCGTATGCGACGCACGGCGCGCCGCTGCCCTACACCTTCGTCAGCGGCGACGAATCCGCCGGCCGCAAGATCTATGTCCGCGCTGTCGATACGCGCGCGCTCGGCGCGTCTCCGGTCGGCGCCTCGTCCGACAAGCGGATTATCAGCGTCGTAAACTTCGAGCCGGCCGGCACCCCGGCGCGCCATGTGAGCGTCCGGGTCACGCTGCCGGAGAGCGGCACGTACCGGGTGGAGCAGTACCGGGACGGCAGCACGCTCGGCGCCGCCTATTCGGTGGACGACCGAAGCGTGTCGCCCTACCTGGACCTTGACCTGACCGTAGCAGCCGGTGAAGCGGTCCAGCTCTATTTAACGCCGAAGGAAGACCAGGCGCCGGAGAAACCGGTCATGGCCGGCGCAGCAATGGCGTCATGGAATTCCGCTTCGATTGACTGGAACGAAGCGGCCGACAATCGGGCGACGACCGGCTACCGCCTGTACCGCGACGGAGAGGAAATCGCGGCGCTGCCGTCCCCGGTGACGCGGTTCACGGATACGTCGATCGGCTACGACCGCACCTACGCGTATACGGTTCGGGCGGTCGACGATTCCGGCAACGTCTCCGCTCCGAGCGACCCGGTGCAGCTCATCGTGCCGGATATGCCGGTTACCCCCGGCGGTCCGCTGTATGAGGCCGAGAAGGCGCAGCTTGGCGGCATCGCCAAAACATCGCTGGACCCCGCCGCCTCCGGCGGCAGCTATGTCCGCGACATGCACGGCAACGGATCGAGCATCAGCATTATCAATATCATGCCGGGCGCCGGCAGCTATTCGTTCCGCATCGGATACGCCACCTCGGCGGATGCCACGCTCAATCTGTATGTCAACGGCAAGATGATCAAGAAGCTGACCTTCGCTTCAACCGGCAAGAACTCAGGTATCGGAGCCTACAAGAGTATCACGGCCGATGTCACACTGGAGGACGGGCCGAACACGATCATGCTGCGGCATGACGGCAGCAATACGGGAGGCGTAAATATCGACTTCGCGGAGCTCACTCCCAAAGAGTCGTTAACGGTGGATTCCAGCTGGCATGATTACGCCTTTAACGATGCGGGCGTCTATTATTCTTCGGGCATTGAGACCAATGACAACGGAAGCTGGAACGAAACCGAGGTGCCCGCGGAGATCGCATCCTTCAGTTTCACGGGAACCGGCGTCCGCTGGCTGGCGAATGTGCAGAGCAATTTGGGCAGAGCGGAGGTCTATATCGACAACATGCTGCAGGACACCATTGACCTGACCTCCGCCGATCTCGAAGGGTATAATAAAGTCGTATTCGAGAAAAACAATCTTCCAGACGGCGACCATACCCTGCGGATCGTCACCCTGGAAGGCAAAGTAACCTTTAACCGCTACAGCGTCAACGGTCAGCAGCAGACCCTGCGGCTGGCGAACTAGGACGCTCCAAGTTCAGCGTTCGGCAGCCTAAACCGCAATCTCTTTTTCTGACAGGAGCTAAGCCAGAGCTATTCGAATCCCGCCAGTTATTTGCAAAAAGGGGCTGTCCCCTAAGTCATCCTGGATGACTTGAGGATGACCCCATTTGACTCCCCGGTCGGGAACCAGCCCTTACGGGCAGCCTTAGAGACGGCTAAGCGGAATTCCTCCATTAATTCAGTGGGACAACAGGCTGATATCCGAATTATAAGGAAAACATCCAGCTAATTGGGGCGTTTCATCAACCGAACGGGTGGAACCCGTGAATTAGATGGAGTTTTTCCAGTTAAGCCGTTCAACAGCCTGATTTCTTATAAATTAGAGGGAGCTTTTCCCTCTTCATCTGCCAGTTAGGCTAACTTCGCTTCGCATCCCCGAAAGCAAGCAGGGGGCGTCCTAACCTAATATGTCCTGACAGCCACCACCAGGAATGAAAATGTCTTGATCTGTGAATCTGTGTGTTCCATAACGGAACTGCAGGTTACAGGCCGAGACTTTTTTGGTAGGACAAACATTCTAGGCCCCAAACACAAATGACCCACAAGAGGGTCGCTTGTTCAAAGATTCCCTCTTATGGGTCATGTCTCAGAAAATATTCGCAATGTCTGTATTTTTTAGAAGCTTTATTTATTTAATGTATTATACTCAATCCATTTATCTAGAGAGGGACGATAAAAAATCAAATTTCCATTTAGATTAACATAAGGAATGAGATCGTAAGCATTAGTAGGCCCACGTGATGTTCGCTTTTCTTCATCTTGCTTAATAATTGTCTTTAAATCATCTGTTGAAATTCGCAAATAATCAGCAGCTTCATTAAGACTCAACACTGTATTTTGAGATATTGAATAATCTGAGGCATCAGACAAAGATGGAGACGAATTTTTTTCATCCTTAGCATAGATAGACGTACATACAATTAGGGTTCCACACAAAAGGATAACTGAAAGTAAGAAAATCCAAATCGAATTTTTATTCAAATTCCCATCCTCCTTTTCCAATATTGTACCATTAAATAAAAATAATTCCCAATTTTTTTTGAATACAGCAGGATTTTAATATGTCTTTATAGAAATATATGTATCGAATTAAAAAATTTTACTATTGGAGGTATTGTATTGAAAAAGAAGAGAGTTGCAAGTGTTGTTGTCGCAACTGCTATCGGATTTTCCTCAGTTGTCACTAGTACTTTTGCGGAAGAAATTTCTCCTTCCGCAATTTCTCAGGTGTCAATTCCTGCCTCATTAAATTCTATTTCTGGAGAGAAAGGCGTTATTTCCAGTTATAAGTCCTATGATACTGGAGTAAATCCAGATGCCAGGGTGGAGTTTATTGATTCGAAATTGGCTGAACAAAATAAGTTGTCGCTACAACCCAAACAAAATTTGGTGTCCCCTCGAGCTGGAGAAACGCGTGTTTATGTAAAAAGCGAATATGCTCTCG encodes:
- a CDS encoding polysaccharide lyase family protein, yielding MMNQCQSKCQPVPELPEKTPRKASRFRSHILAKGITALLALGIAIGSPSNPAGIVFADQQPTGSAPVSVSQDVYGDSAAVTEPESVPAGTLWTIGVHDGSSAEFSDFKAMTASYAVYSPDAESGNWKSFPKGMKASVNKTVSLNYSLPSLPAYGLEFDVHILNAYISVPQMAVYSNGRLAGLLQIAGTAGSGGAYAYRDLYRLYIPNELLKAGDNTLKLEVYAGSYSNTSGDGYLWYEWDELSMTALSAPASEPIHGRYVHLGTAITNSFVINDDVTRLLPDLTEWLGIAYSGNMMRTGFWSDTRKLWQSGIVSYLQTLKDLNLQPVTGIFGTDFMNSADMMAGHVPDSMKTYYRQFMADYGSYFSYIEMDNEPGVFNHNQASLVELAQFLKSEQANTPWVKMVAPGWAYWPSKGTPYGWERDPAQRRPIEALTDLTNGHSYGLSGLAQGRGGALNENLLTYNGGTEEGLPKEMVMTESGANDLHADQSKFGASAYKFAAVFDREMRGDIGYADHIMQHTAFDSSSPNYALFARPANWSTHRAADTAAWAANSAEGGETRLRTFRRLAAAYATHGAPLPYTFVSGDESAGRKIYVRAVDTRALGASPVGASSDKRIISVVNFEPAGTPARHVSVRVTLPESGTYRVEQYRDGSTLGAAYSVDDRSVSPYLDLDLTVAAGEAVQLYLTPKEDQAPEKPVMAGAAMASWNSASIDWNEAADNRATTGYRLYRDGEEIAALPSPVTRFTDTSIGYDRTYAYTVRAVDDSGNVSAPSDPVQLIVPDMPVTPGGPLYEAEKAQLGGIAKTSLDPAASGGSYVRDMHGNGSSISIINIMPGAGSYSFRIGYATSADATLNLYVNGKMIKKLTFASTGKNSGIGAYKSITADVTLEDGPNTIMLRHDGSNTGGVNIDFAELTPKESLTVDSSWHDYAFNDAGVYYSSGIETNDNGSWNETEVPAEIASFSFTGTGVRWLANVQSNLGRAEVYIDNMLQDTIDLTSADLEGYNKVVFEKNNLPDGDHTLRIVTLEGKVTFNRYSVNGQQQTLRLAN
- a CDS encoding helix-turn-helix domain-containing protein, translating into MNKNSIWIFLLSVILLCGTLIVCTSIYAKDEKNSSPSLSDASDYSISQNTVLSLNEAADYLRISTDDLKTIIKQDEEKRTSRGPTNAYDLIPYVNLNGNLIFYRPSLDKWIEYNTLNK